Proteins encoded together in one Veillonellales bacterium window:
- a CDS encoding TRAP transporter large permease subunit, whose protein sequence is VGIIHPPVGTALFVGCAIAKCSLESTVKPILLFIPVLIVVLILVTYFPAFTMTLPKMFMP, encoded by the coding sequence GGTTGGCATTATTCATCCGCCGGTAGGTACGGCTTTGTTTGTTGGCTGTGCTATTGCAAAATGCAGTCTGGAAAGTACGGTGAAGCCGATCTTGCTGTTTATTCCGGTGCTGATTGTGGTTTTGATTTTAGTGACTTATTTCCCCGCCTTTACCATGACGCTGCCTAAGATGTTTATGCCGTAA
- a CDS encoding TRAP transporter substrate-binding protein → MKKYQWISLLVLSMFAVSVMLTGCGSSSSTAQKKTIVLKAADNQIDTYPTVMGLKYMAKLLDERTQGRITMQVYSGGQLGGEKETIEMTQMGTIGVNRISTGSLAGFDSKLTALTMPFVFRDADHLWKVLNGDIGKELLNDLNKDGIIGLTYYDSGARSFYTKNKAIDTVEAAKGQKLRVLQSKIFVDFVDTLGASATPMGYAEVYSGLQTGLIDGAENNPPSLWAMKHYESCKYFALDEHMMVPEVVVISKKIWDTLSPEDQQIVRQAAVESTEYQKKAWADYTDQALKDLAERGVVISKPDKEPFRKAVSSMYEKYPEYKEIISRIQAVQ, encoded by the coding sequence ATGAAAAAATATCAGTGGATATCCTTACTTGTTTTGAGCATGTTTGCAGTATCAGTCATGTTAACCGGGTGCGGCTCATCATCTTCTACTGCACAGAAAAAAACCATTGTTTTAAAGGCGGCTGATAACCAGATTGATACATATCCCACAGTAATGGGCCTAAAATATATGGCAAAATTACTGGACGAGCGGACTCAGGGCCGGATTACAATGCAGGTGTATTCCGGCGGACAGCTGGGTGGTGAAAAAGAAACTATTGAAATGACCCAAATGGGGACAATTGGAGTAAATCGTATCAGTACCGGTTCTTTGGCCGGATTTGATTCAAAACTGACAGCTTTGACAATGCCCTTTGTATTCCGGGATGCCGACCATTTATGGAAAGTGCTGAACGGAGATATTGGCAAGGAATTATTGAATGATTTGAATAAAGACGGAATAATCGGGCTGACCTACTATGATTCCGGCGCACGCAGCTTCTATACGAAAAATAAAGCGATTGATACGGTTGAGGCGGCAAAAGGACAGAAATTACGTGTGCTGCAAAGTAAGATTTTTGTGGATTTCGTCGATACTTTAGGTGCATCGGCAACGCCCATGGGATATGCGGAAGTCTACAGCGGTCTGCAAACCGGTCTGATTGACGGAGCGGAAAACAATCCACCGAGTCTGTGGGCCATGAAACACTACGAGTCGTGTAAATATTTTGCGCTTGACGAGCATATGATGGTTCCTGAAGTGGTTGTAATTAGTAAAAAGATATGGGATACCTTAAGCCCGGAGGATCAGCAGATCGTAAGGCAGGCTGCTGTTGAATCCACCGAATACCAGAAAAAAGCCTGGGCTGATTATACCGATCAGGCATTAAAGGACCTGGCTGAGAGAGGAGTAGTCATTTCTAAACCGGATAAGGAACCTTTCCGTAAAGCCGTAAGTTCCATGTATGAGAAATATCCTGAATATAAAGAGATAATAAGTAGAATTCAGGCAGTGCAATAG